The window CTTGGTGCCTCTTGCCGAGCTTCTCGATAGCAGCCTCGATGTACTTCATGCCGCCCTGTAACCAAAGTCGTCAGTATATGTTCCCGAGTGAGAACCACTATGTCCCAGCAATCATCGTACCTCTTCACGCATCTCCTTGGTAGAGAAGTTGGAGTGGAGACCAGCACCGTTCCAGTCGCCAGGAATAGGCTTGGGGTGGACGGAGACCTTGGCGCCGAACTCCTCGGCAATGCGGTGCAGAAGGAATCTGGCAAGCCAGAGGTGATCACCCATCTCGATACCGAGGCAGGGGCCGACCTGGAACTCCCACTGGGCGGCTATTTTGCATGTTAGCAACCTCGGGTCCAACCTTGCACCGAATCACAGGAAAACCTACGCATCACCTCGGCATTGGTACCAGAGATCTTCACACCGGCGTACAGACAGGCACGGTAGTGAGCCTCGACGATGTCACGCTGCACAACCTTGCCGGCACCCACACCACAGTAGTAAGGACCCTGAGGGGCGGGGAAACCGTTCTTGGGCCTGGGATCCAATCAGCATCTGTCTCACATCGTTCCAAAACACACGTGGGTGGAAGCACATACCAGCCATAGGGACGGTCGTTGAGGTCGAGGAGAGTGTATTCTTGCTCAAGGCCGAACCAGGGCTCGTGAGCGGCGTGAGCCTCCATCAGCTTGGCGGTCTCATGACGGAAGTTGTActtgttggggttgccaTCGTTGTCGATGCACTCGGAAAGGACGAGAATGTTGTTGCCGAGACGGAACGGATCGGGGAAAACCGCTACGGGCTTCAGGTAGACGTCCGAGTTGTCGCCGGGGGCCTGGCCGGTGGAGGAACCATCGAAGTTCCAGATGGGAAGATCATCCGGAGTGTAGCcgccctccttctcgtcgaGTGTCTATTTGCAGGAGACTGGTAAGTATGCGTCGGATTTGGGCTTTTGGTTTCGGACTCTTTGCTTACTCTCGACTTGGAACGGGTGCCACCTTCAGCATCAATCCTAGACACATTCTGTTAACGGCCGTTTTCCCCTCATTGGCCCTCATTGGCTGCGGTTCCAGGTGCAGGGATGAGCGGGATACTCGGGGGGGCCGCGTGGGGGACTCACCAGATGTACTCGGCCATGACCTTCCCCCTTTGGTCCAGAGTCAGGAACTTCTGGAGCTGCACGCCAATCAGTCAGCACGAGTCGCAGAAATAGCGGCGGCTTGGCCGGCGCCAAAGTCAGAGTCGGGTCTTGCTCACGTTCTGGGcattggagaggaaggactCGGTAGTCGCCTGCAGTCGTCGTCGAACATGGTGGTTAGCTCGGCTCTCCAAACAGCGACGCAAGAATGCCATCGGCGGCATTGTACGCGCACATGGGAATCTGCGGAAACCTGAAGATGGCAGGGCCCGAAGGGCTGTACGCCAAGCAGGCCGgagtgttggtgttggcgggGTCACATACCATGATTGCGGATTATGTGAGGGCACGGTGGGAGGACTGAGCTCAAACTTCAGAAATCTGGAAGAGTCTGAAAGGACAGGGCGCAACGGTGTTCcctggggaggtttggggattTTAATAGAGACTGCAGAAGGGAGGTTTCATATGAAGGAGGGTTCGTCTGTCAGTGGCGATGGCGGGGATCGTGGGGTTAAAGCTTCAGCACCCGATAACGGACAGCGGCGCAATCAAACGCGGCGGCGCTGGCTCGCGACGAGATAAGGTAAGAGCCCAGGCCGGTTATCTGGGGGTGGCAGGTGGTTCACGGGTGATCGCGGGGTGAGAGCCATGATAATCTATCTGACAAAGACGCCCAAGAAACGCATTCAGACACCCATTTGGGACTGGACGCGGTCGCATTCCAATATCTGGGGCTGAGTTCCCGAGATAGGACCACCATCAGGACAAACGAGGGGCAGAGGGGAGCAAGCTTCCCTGGAGCTTTCCCCTCGCATGATCCCACCCACAggagccgccgccgagaagtAAGCTTATCGCTGCCAGCCGATTGGCTCCCTGCCCCGCGCTGCATAATACCTCCTCGTACAACGACGAGCGCCCGACAAATGGGAGCCGCCGAATATCTAATTGTGATTTGTCTTTTTGTGCTCCAAACACTTTGCTCGGCAGCAGCTGCAGACGAGTGCAACCCGTCTCTTTTTCTACCGCGGTCCCCGTTTTTCTTTTACTCGATGCCATTTGTTACGTTTGACAAGAGTCGCACTCGATCCCGTCGTCGAGTCAAGAGTttgtcccaccaccaaagaacCCCCAAAATGCCCCCACTGCTCATCGTGAATATGGCGGGCCATGTCGATCTACCCTAACCCCATAGGGATCCATGGCATAGTAAGGGTCCTGAATAGAGGCTGGTCAAGATCCT is drawn from Podospora pseudocomata strain CBS 415.72m chromosome 1 map unlocalized CBS415.72m_1, whole genome shotgun sequence and contains these coding sequences:
- the GLN1_2 gene encoding glutamate--ammonia ligase (EggNog:ENOG503NVDA; COG:E; BUSCO:EOG09262MXH); the protein is MATTESFLSNAQNLQKFLTLDQRGKVMAEYIWIDAEGGTRSKSRTLDEKEGGYTPDDLPIWNFDGSSTGQAPGDNSDVYLKPVAVFPDPFRLGNNILVLSECIDNDGNPNKYNFRHETAKLMEAHAAHEPWFGLEQEYTLLDLNDRPYGWPKNGFPAPQGPYYCGVGAGKVVQRDIVEAHYRACLYAGVKISGTNAEVMPAQWEFQVGPCLGIEMGDHLWLARFLLHRIAEEFGAKVSVHPKPIPGDWNGAGLHSNFSTKEMREEGGMKYIEAAIEKLGKRHQEHIAVYGEDNEKRLTGRHETGAIDQFSYGVANRGCSIRIPRECAAKGYGYFEDRRPASNADPYQITGIIMETCFGAV